One segment of Physeter macrocephalus isolate SW-GA chromosome 3, ASM283717v5, whole genome shotgun sequence DNA contains the following:
- the SLC2A1 gene encoding solute carrier family 2, facilitated glucose transporter member 1: MEPSSKKLTGRLMLAVGGAVLGSLQFGYNTGVINAPQKVIEEFYNQTWIHRYRERISPATLTTLWSLSVAIFSVGGMIGSFSVGLFVNRFGRRNSMLMMNLLTFVSAVLMGFSKLGKSFEMLILGRFVIGVYCGLTTGFVPMYVGEVSPTDLRGALGTLHQLGIVVGILIAQVFGLDSIMGNQELWPLLLSVIFIPALLQCVLLPFCPESPRFLLINRNEENRAKSVLKKLRGTSDVTRDLQEMKEESRQMMREKKVTILELFRSAAYRQPILIAVVLQLSQQLSGINAVFYYSTSIFEKAGVQQPVYATIGSGIVNTAFTVVSLFVVERAGRRTLHLIGLAGMAGCAVLMTIALALLEQLPWMSYLSIVAIFGFVAFFEVGPGPIPWFIVAELFSQGPRPAAIAVAGFSNWTSNFIVGMCFQYVEQLCGPYVFIIFTVLLVLFFIFTYFKVPETKGRTFDEIASGFRQGGASQSDKTPEELFHPLGADSQV, encoded by the exons GTGATTGAGGAGTTCTACAACCAGACGTGGATCCACCGCTACAGGGAGCGCATCTCGCCCGCCACACTGACCACGCTCTGGTCCCTCTCTGTGGCCATCTTCTCCGTGGGGGGCATGATTGGCTCCTTCTCTGTGGGCCTTTTCGTTAACCGTTTTGGCCG GCGGAATTCAATGCTGATGATGAACCTGCTGACCTTTGTGTCCGCTGTGCTCATGGGCTTCTCAAAACTGGGCAAGTCCTTTGAGATGCTGATCCTGGGTCGCTTCGTCATTGGTGTATACTGCGGCCTGACCACTGGCTTTGTGCCCATGTATGTGGGGGAGGTGTCCCCCACAGACCTTCGCGGGGCCCTGGGTACCCTGCACCAGCTGGGCATCGTCGTCGGCATCCTCATCGCCCAG GTGTTTGGCCTGGACTCCATCATGGGCAACCAGGAGCTGTGGCCCCTGCTGCTGAGCGTCATCTTCATCCCAGCCCTGCTGCAGTGCGTCCTACTGCCCTTCTGCCCTGAGAGCCCCCGCTTCCTGCTCATCAACCGCAACGAGGAGAACCGGGCCAAGAGCG TGCTGAAGAAGCTGCGCGGGACCTCGGATGTGACCCGCGACCTGCAGGAGATGAAGGAGGAGAGCCGGCAGATGATGCGGGAGAAGAAGGTCACCATCCTAGAGCTGTTCCGCTCGGCCGCCTACCGTCAGCCCATTCTCATTGCCGTGGTGCTGCAGCTGTCCCAGCAGCTGTCTGGCATCAATGCT GTTTTCTATTACTCCACAAGCATCTTCGAGAAGGCGGGGGTGCAGCAGCCTGTGTATGCCACCATCGGCTCTGGCATCGTCAACACAGCCTTCACTGTCGTGTCG CTGTTTGTGGTGGAACGAGCTGGCCGGCGGACCCTGCACCTCATAGGCCTGGCCGGTATGGCAGGCTGTGCGGTGCTCATGACCATCGCGCTGGCGCTGCTG GAGCAGCTGCCCTGGATGTCCTACCTGAGCATCGTGGCCATCTTTGGCTTCGTGGCCTTCTTCGAAGTGGGCCCCGGCCCCATCCCATGGTTCATTGTGGCTGAACTCTTCAGCCAGGGCCCTCGCCCAGCTGCCATTGCTGTCGCTGGCTTCTCCAACTGGACCTCAAATTTCATTGTGGGCATGTGCTTCCAGTATGTGGAG CAACTGTGTGGTCCCTATGTCTTCATCATCTTCACCGTGCTCCTGGTCCTGTTCTTCATCTTCACCTACTTCAAAGTTCCCGAGACGAAAGGCAGGACCTTCGATGAGATTGCTTCCGGCTTCCGGCAGGGGGGAGCGAGCCAAAGTGACAAGACACCCGAGGAGCTGTTCCACCCCCTGGGAGCTGATTCACAAGTGTGA